The region GTTGTTTTAAAGCAGCCCGCTCGCGCCGGTGTCCCAGTTGTTGATGTCGTCGCCGCCGCCAAGGCTGGCCGCGTCCGCGGCATTGTACCAGTTGGTCGGATCCGCGGGATTATAGGCGGGCAGATAGATCATCTGGCTGCTCACGCCGTTGTCGCCGAAGGACCAGATGAACGCCGACTTGCCCGGGTCCGCCGGAAACCCGACGCGGTCCGGCCAGGTCTCGATGTCCGTGATGATGTCGCCGAAGAAATCCTGAAGACGATCAATCGGCTGAGTCAGAGAATAATCACGCAATACATAATTGTCGCTGCGCGCCCCCGCAGTGCTCGAGCCGGTCCCGGTCTCCACGCTGAACTTGCGGAACGGGATCGGCGCGCGCCCGGTACCGCTGGTGTTGGGGGCGAACTTCCAAGGGCCGGGGAAGATACGGTACTGGTTCCCCCACGGGTCAAGCCCGATGTCCATGTAGTTCGTCCCGAGCTTCACCAGAATGTCCTTTTTCACATAGGTGGTGAAGTTGAGCATCGCCCCGGAATCCGTCGAGAGCACGTTGCGCCCGTAGCGGAGCAGGTC is a window of Candidatus Hydrogenedentota bacterium DNA encoding:
- a CDS encoding prepilin-type N-terminal cleavage/methylation domain-containing protein, with product MRKREGFTLVELLVVMAIIAILAAIVVPNVQRYIVRARVTRAIAEINGMELALTAMLTDAGRSNLNQLFNPGIVPPLNGNPDAFVAAVDLYSSLVYDLLRYGRNVLSTDSGAMLNFTTYVKKDILVKLGTNYMDIGLDPWGNQYRIFPGPWKFAPNTSGTGRAPIPFRKFSVETGTGSSTAGARSDNYVLRDYSLTQPIDRLQDFFGDIITDIETWPDRVGFPADPGKSAFIWSFGDNGVSSQMIYLPAYNPADPTNWYNAADAASLGGGDDINNWDTGASGLL